The sequence below is a genomic window from Deinococcus terrestris.
AGGGCAGCGCCGTGCGCGGCAAGATCGGCGTGGCGGCCCTGCCCGCAGGCACCGGCGGCAAGCCCGCCGCGACGCTGGGCGGCTGGCAGCTCGCGGTGAACGCCTACTCGAAAAACCCCAAGGAGGCTGCCAGCCTGGTGCAGTACCTGACGGGCGTGCAGGAGCAAAAGCGCCGCGCGGTGGAAGCGAGCTACAACCCCACCATCGCTTCTCTGTACAAGGACAAGGACGTCTTGAAGGCCGTGCCCTTCTTCGGCAGCCTGTACGACGTGTTCACCAACGCGGTGGCCCGCCCCGCGACGGTTACGGGCAGCAAGTACAACCAGGTCAGTGACGCCTTCAGCACCGCCGTCTACAACGTGCTGACCAAGAAGAGCGCTCCTGGCCCGGCCATGAAGACCCTCGAAGGCCAGCTCAACCGCATCAAGGGCCGCGGCTGGTAAGACCCGCGTGGGCGGCGCCGCGTAGCCCGCCGCCCCCGGAGTCCGGGTGCCCCCAGTCGCGGGGCACCCCTTTTTGTTTTCCGGCGTCCTCTCTCTTTCCGCCTTCACCCGCGAGGTGCCCCCGATGACCACTCCCCTCCCCTCCCGCCCCACGGCGGCCCCCGCGCGTCCGGGCCGGGGCCTGCAGGCCAGCCGCACGCGCGTGGCGCTGCTGCTGCTGGTGCCCATGCTGCTGGTGCTGGCCGCCGTTGCCGGGTACCCGCTGCTGCGGACGATCTATCTCTCGTTTACCGAGTACAACATCCTGACCGATCCGGCCCCGAGGTGGATCGGGCTGGGCAACTACTGGTTCACCACCGAAGACGGGGTGGGCCTGGGCGTGCTGCAAATCCCCGAGTGGTGGCAGTCGGTGTGGAACACGGTCAAGTTCACGGTGGGCAGCGTGCTGCTCGAAACCGTGCTGGGGCTGGCCTTCGCGCTGATCATCAATTCCAAGATCCGGGGCCGGGGCCTGATGCGCACCGCGATCCTGGTGCCCTGGGCGATTCCGACGGTGGTGAGCGCCCAGATGTGGAACTGGATGTACAACGACTCGTTCGGGATTATCTCGTCGTGGGGGCAGAGCCTGGGCTTCTTGCAGGCGGGCGAGTCCTTCCTGAGCAACCCCGACACGGCGCTCGCGGCGCTGGTCGCGGTGGACGTGTGGAAGACCACCCCCTTCATGGCGCTGCTGCTGCTGGCCGGGCTCCAGACCATCCCGGACGACATGTACGAGGCCGCCGACGTGGACGGGGCGAACAAGTGGACCCAGTTCTGGCGGCTGACGCTGCCGCTGCTGACGCCCGCCCTCTTGGTCGCTCTGATCTTCCGCACGCTGGACGCGCTGCGGGTGTTCGACATGCCCTACATCGTGAAGGGGAATGCCCCGGAAACGATCACCATGAGCATCTATGCCCGGCAGGAGCTGATCCTGAACTCGCAGTTCGGGTTCGGCAGTGCGATCAGCGTGCTGATTTTCCTGATCATCATGGTGTTCACGGCGATCTACGTGACCAGCCTGCGCGTGAAGTTTGACTGAGGTGGGGCGATGAATTCCAAGAATCCACTGGTCCGCACCGTCACCCTGGTCCTCTTCTGGCTGGTCGTGGCGGCCGTGCTGTTTTACGTCCTCTTTCCCTTCTACTGGGCGATCAAGACCAGCCTGACGAGTTCGGCCCGGCTCTCGGCCGAGGCGCTGCAATGGGTCCCCAGCACCCTCAGCTTCCAGAATTTCCGGGACGTCTTCACGGTCGCCCCCTTCGGCCGCAACCTGCTCAACAGCGTGGTGGTGGCGACGGGCACGGTGCTGCTGAGCCTGCTGCTCTCGGTGCTGGCGGCCTACGCGCTGGGCAAGTTTCGCTTTCAGGGCAAGACCATCCTGATGTACCTGATTCTGGCGGTGAGCGTCTTTCCGCAGATCGCGGTGCTGTCGGGGCTGTACACCATGATCCAGACCTTCGGCCTGTACAACTCGTGGGGCGGGCTGATCCTGTCGTACATGATCTTCACGCTGCCCTTCACGGTCTGGACCCTGACCGCCTTCGTGCGCGAGATTCCCACCGAACTGGAGGAGGCGGCCTACGTGGACGGCGCCTCGCCGCTGCAAACCCTCTTCCGGGTGCTGCTCCCGGTGATGACTCCGGCGCTGGTCACAACGGGCCTGCTCGCCTTCATCAATGCCTGGAACGAGTTCCTGTTCGCGCTGACCTTCACGACCGATGCCACGGCCGCGACGGTCCCGCCCGCCATCGCCAACTTCACCGGGGCCTCGCAGTACGAGAGCCCCTTCGGCCTGACGATGGCCGCCTCGGTGATCGTGACGATCCCGCTGATCATCCTGGTGCTGGTGTTCCAGCGCAATATCGTCTCCGGCCTGACGGCGGGGGCGGTCAAGGGCTGAGGGAGGGCGGCCAGCCGCCAGCTTCCAGCGACCAGCAAGAAACAAGCCCCGGCTCCGGCTGGGGTTCTCTCTTTCTCCTCTCCCTCGTGGGACCCGCAGAGCGTCTGGCCGCGAGGGCGTGTGACCATTCCTTCCGCTCCTTCCTACACCGGCTGGCCGCTCTCCTTACGGCAGCACCGGATACAGGTCCACCCGCCCGCCGGGGCGCACGTCCTCGCGGGCGGCGATGGCAACGGCAGCACTCTGGCCGGAGCGGCTGCCCAGGCGGGTCAGCAGGTCCACGAACTCGTTGACGCCCAGTCCGCCGTTGGTGATGTACTCGGCGGGCACGCCCCGGGTGGTCAGGTGAATGACCGTGTCCTGCACGAGGTCCTGAACCTGGTTCTGGACCGTGCGGGGGTCGCCCAGGGTGACGGTCGCCCGGCGTATGGTCTGCCCGCTCCGGTACAGGACGGTGTTGGGCCGGGCGGCACAGGTGAGGTCGACCGGAAAGCCCACCGCCGTGTTGTTGGCGGCCCGGCACTGCACGAAGGCGCTGGCGTTCAGCCCACGCAGGCTGATTTCCAGGCGCTCGCGGGCCGCCGCGTTCAGGCGGGCAGGCGGCGTGCCCTTGGCGCCCCGGTCCGCCGCTGCCGCCGCCGCGCTCTGGAGAAAGGTGTCGAGGTTGCGGACCCCCGGCACGACCCCGGCGTACACGAGGTCATTCTTGGGATAGGCGAGGTCGGCGCTGCGGCTGGCGCTGAGTTCGTCTCGGGCGCTGGAAAACTCATCCTGAAGCTGGTCGAGGCTGCTGCGGGCGCTGGCGAGGTCGCGGCCGAGCGTCTCGTTGGCGGCCCGCAGCTCGGCCTGCTGGGTCCGCAGGCTGGCGAGTTCGCGGGCCGCCGCGTCGCGCTCGGTCACCAGCCGGGCACGTTCGGCGGCCAGCGTGTCGCGTTCGCGGGCCAGGGCGTCCCGTTCGCGGGCGGCGCTGTCGCGTTCGCGGGCGAGGCGGTCGCGCTCGGCGGCAACCTCGTCGCGCTGGCGAGTGGCTGCGTCGCGGGCGGCGACGGCGGAGGCGCGGGCCTGAACGGCGGCGTCCCGTGCGCGGGCGGCGGCATCCCGTTCGGCCTGCAGGCGGTCGCGGGCAGCGATCAAGGTCTGGCGCTCGGCGGCGAGGCGGTCGCGGGCCTGCTGAGCCTGGGTGCGGGCGGCTTCGGCCTGGGCACGGCCCGCCTCGGCCGCCGAGCGGGCCTGACGGGCGGCGTCGCGCTCGCGGGTGGCCGCGTCGCGCTGGGCCTGCACCTCCTCGCGGGCGATTTCCAGGGCGTCGACCTGACGGTTGAGCACCGTCACGCGCGACTGAGCCGCCTCAGCCCGCGTCTGAGCGGCGTCGGCGCGGGCCTGGGCTTCCCCAGCGGCGGCCTCGGCACTGGCGGCGCGGCGGTCGAGGGCCGCGACCTCGTTCCCCAGCGTTTCCACCTGCGCGTCAAGGGCACGGGCACGCTCGCGGCTGTCGGCAAGCTGGCTCTCGGAGGCGGCCAACGCGGCGCGGCTCTCCTCGGCGCGGGCCTCGAGGGTACGGCCCAGGGCGGTGAGTTCGGTCACCCGCGTTTGCAGGGAGCGGGCCTGCTCCTGGGCGCGGGCGCGGTCGGCCTGGGCGGTGTCGCGGGCCTGCTGGGCGGTCCTCAGCGCTGCCTGGGCCTCTTGCAGACTGGCCTGCGCCTGCACCCGCTCCCGCTGGAGGGCCTCGGCGGCCCGCCGCGCCTGGTCACGCTCACGCTGGGCGGCCTGTAACTCGACCTGCACGCCCTCGACCTCTTCCCGTAGCGCGTTGATCTGGGGCCGGAGCTGATCGGCCTGCGCGATGGTGTTCACGGCGGAGCGGTTGAGCAGCAGGAAGGCGCCCAGGCTCGCCGCGCTGATGCCCATGCCCGCGAGCACCGCCACGACGAGCGCGGTTGTCTTGGGCCGCAGCCCGAAGAGGCGCAGGTGTTTGCGGCCCACCTTGCGGGCGATGGTGTCGGCCGAATAGGCGACCACGCCCGACAGCAGCACCACGAAGGGCAGGAACAGCCACAGCACGCGCCCTCAGCCCCCTTCCTACAGCTCGAAGTCGTCGCCGAGGTAGTGGCGGCGGGCGTCCTCGTCGGCCCCGAACTCCTGCGGGGTGCCCTCGAACTTCACCTCGCCGTCGAACATCAGGTAGACGCGGTCGGTCAGCGCGATGGTCTCGCGCACGTTGTGGTCGGTGATAAAGACCCCGATGCCTCGGCGGTCGCGCAGCTCCCGGATCAGACGCTGAATCTCGCGGATGCTCTTGGGGTCCACCCCGGTAAACGGCTCGTCGAGCAGCAGGTAGTCGGGGTCGGTGGTGAGCGCCCGGGCGAGTTCCAGCCGCCGCCGCTCGCCGCCAGAAAGCTGGTAGGCGTAGTTTCCGGCCAGAGCGGTCAGGCCGAACTCGGCCAGCAGCGCGTCGGCGCGGGCCTCCTGCTCGGCGCGGGGCAGGCCCTGGTATTCGAGGATGGCGAGCAGATTGTCCCGCGCGGTGAGCTTGCGAAAGGCGCTGGGTTCCTGCGGGAGATACCCCAGCCCCAGCCGCGCCCGCTCGTGCATGGGCAGCCGGGTCACGTCGCGCTCGCCGAGCCGGATGCGCCCCCCGCCCGGCCGGATAAAGCCCACCAGCATGTAAAAGGTGGTCGTCTTCCCCGCCCCGTTCGGCCCAAAGAGGGCCACGATCTCGCCGGGCCGCACGGTGAAGTCGGCCCCACGCACGACCGCTCGGCGGCCGTAGCTTTTGCGCAGGCCCTCGGCCCGCAGCTCGGGCCGCTGAAAGTCGATCTGGACGCCGTGCGGGACGGAGAGGGGGGCGGGCGCGGTCACGTCTGCGAGCCTAGCACGGGGGGTCTGGAAGCGGGGGTGAGGAGGGCGACGAAGGGGGTGGCAGAAGCGCGGCGGACGACCCCTCAGTCCGCTTCGCGGCCAGCTCCCCTCAAGGGGAGCCATTGAAGCGCACGAAATTGGGGAGAACGCTCCTCACGAAAGTCTCCCTTTTAAGGGGTGGTGCCCCGAAGGGGCGGACTCGCAGAGCTGCGAAGCAGAGGAGTAAAAGCGGGGCAGTGCAACTGTGGCGACCTCGCTACGGCGCCGACTTCCCCTCCCCCGCCGTACACTACCCCCATGCTCCTGACCCTCATCGTTCTGGATTCTGTCGGCGTAGGCGAGTTGCCCGACGCCGCCGCCTTCGGGGACGCGGGTGCCCACACCCTCAACCACACGCTCACGGCCGCGCCCATTCCCCTCCCCAACCTCGCGCGGCTGGGGCTGTCCCGCATTCCCACCGTGCAGACTTCGCCGGAGACGGTCCCGGCGGGCGAGGTGACGGGCGCTTTCGGGCGAATGCGCGAGGTCAGCCCCGGCAAGGACACCTCGACCGGGCACTGGGAGTTCATGGGCGTGCAACTCGAACACGCCTTTCAGGTCTTCCCCGACGGCTTTCCCCCCGCCGTGATGGACCGCTTCGACGCGGCGACCGGGCGCGGGCACCTGTGCAACCGACCCTACAGCGGCACGGACGTGATTCGGGACTATGGGCAAGAACACCTCCGCACCGGCTTCCCCATCGTGTACACCAGCGCCGACAGCGTGTTCCAGATCGCCGCGCACGAGGACGTGGTGCCGCTGGAGACGTTGTATCGGTGGTGCGAGGCCGCCCGCGAGATTCTTCAGGGCGAGTACGCGGTCGCGCGGGTGATCGCCCGGCCCTTCCGGGGAGAGTACCCCTTCGAGCGGGCCAACGAGCACCGCAAGGACTATTCGCTCGTGCCGCCGCGCACGGTGCTGGACGCGCTCAAGGACGCCGGGCTTGACGTGGTGGGCATCGGCAAGATTCCCGACATCTACGCGCACCAGGGCTTCACCGAGGAGATTCACACCGACAACAACGCGGACGGCCTCCAGAAGACGCTCGCGCGGATGCGGCAGGGCGGGCAGGGCCTGATCTTCACCAACCTCGTGGACTTCGACGCCAAGTTCGGCCACCGCCGCGACCCCGCCGGGTACAGCGCGGCGCTGGCCGAGTTCGACGCCGCGCTGCCGGAGCTGCTGGCCGCCGTGCCGGAAGGCGGGGCGCTGATCCTCGTCTCAGACCACGGCAACGACCCCACCTGGCCCGGCACCGACCACACCCGCGAGCACGGGCTGCTGCTGGGCTGGCACCCCGGCCTGACGGGGGCGGTGGACCTGGGCGAACGGGCCACCTTCGCGGATGTGGGGGCGACCGTCTCAGAGGCGCTGGAGGCCGACTGGAAGGGGCCGGGTGAGAGCTTCTGGACGCGGCTGAAGGGCTGATCCCGCAGGAGGCTGCCCCGA
It includes:
- a CDS encoding carbohydrate ABC transporter permease encodes the protein MTTPLPSRPTAAPARPGRGLQASRTRVALLLLVPMLLVLAAVAGYPLLRTIYLSFTEYNILTDPAPRWIGLGNYWFTTEDGVGLGVLQIPEWWQSVWNTVKFTVGSVLLETVLGLAFALIINSKIRGRGLMRTAILVPWAIPTVVSAQMWNWMYNDSFGIISSWGQSLGFLQAGESFLSNPDTALAALVAVDVWKTTPFMALLLLAGLQTIPDDMYEAADVDGANKWTQFWRLTLPLLTPALLVALIFRTLDALRVFDMPYIVKGNAPETITMSIYARQELILNSQFGFGSAISVLIFLIIMVFTAIYVTSLRVKFD
- a CDS encoding carbohydrate ABC transporter permease codes for the protein MNSKNPLVRTVTLVLFWLVVAAVLFYVLFPFYWAIKTSLTSSARLSAEALQWVPSTLSFQNFRDVFTVAPFGRNLLNSVVVATGTVLLSLLLSVLAAYALGKFRFQGKTILMYLILAVSVFPQIAVLSGLYTMIQTFGLYNSWGGLILSYMIFTLPFTVWTLTAFVREIPTELEEAAYVDGASPLQTLFRVLLPVMTPALVTTGLLAFINAWNEFLFALTFTTDATAATVPPAIANFTGASQYESPFGLTMAASVIVTIPLIILVLVFQRNIVSGLTAGAVKG
- a CDS encoding DUF3084 domain-containing protein — its product is MLWLFLPFVVLLSGVVAYSADTIARKVGRKHLRLFGLRPKTTALVVAVLAGMGISAASLGAFLLLNRSAVNTIAQADQLRPQINALREEVEGVQVELQAAQRERDQARRAAEALQRERVQAQASLQEAQAALRTAQQARDTAQADRARAQEQARSLQTRVTELTALGRTLEARAEESRAALAASESQLADSRERARALDAQVETLGNEVAALDRRAASAEAAAGEAQARADAAQTRAEAAQSRVTVLNRQVDALEIAREEVQAQRDAATRERDAARQARSAAEAGRAQAEAARTQAQQARDRLAAERQTLIAARDRLQAERDAAARARDAAVQARASAVAARDAATRQRDEVAAERDRLARERDSAARERDALARERDTLAAERARLVTERDAAARELASLRTQQAELRAANETLGRDLASARSSLDQLQDEFSSARDELSASRSADLAYPKNDLVYAGVVPGVRNLDTFLQSAAAAAADRGAKGTPPARLNAAARERLEISLRGLNASAFVQCRAANNTAVGFPVDLTCAARPNTVLYRSGQTIRRATVTLGDPRTVQNQVQDLVQDTVIHLTTRGVPAEYITNGGLGVNEFVDLLTRLGSRSGQSAAVAIAAREDVRPGGRVDLYPVLP
- the lptB gene encoding LPS export ABC transporter ATP-binding protein, producing the protein MTAPAPLSVPHGVQIDFQRPELRAEGLRKSYGRRAVVRGADFTVRPGEIVALFGPNGAGKTTTFYMLVGFIRPGGGRIRLGERDVTRLPMHERARLGLGYLPQEPSAFRKLTARDNLLAILEYQGLPRAEQEARADALLAEFGLTALAGNYAYQLSGGERRRLELARALTTDPDYLLLDEPFTGVDPKSIREIQRLIRELRDRRGIGVFITDHNVRETIALTDRVYLMFDGEVKFEGTPQEFGADEDARRHYLGDDFEL
- a CDS encoding phosphopentomutase, encoding MLLTLIVLDSVGVGELPDAAAFGDAGAHTLNHTLTAAPIPLPNLARLGLSRIPTVQTSPETVPAGEVTGAFGRMREVSPGKDTSTGHWEFMGVQLEHAFQVFPDGFPPAVMDRFDAATGRGHLCNRPYSGTDVIRDYGQEHLRTGFPIVYTSADSVFQIAAHEDVVPLETLYRWCEAAREILQGEYAVARVIARPFRGEYPFERANEHRKDYSLVPPRTVLDALKDAGLDVVGIGKIPDIYAHQGFTEEIHTDNNADGLQKTLARMRQGGQGLIFTNLVDFDAKFGHRRDPAGYSAALAEFDAALPELLAAVPEGGALILVSDHGNDPTWPGTDHTREHGLLLGWHPGLTGAVDLGERATFADVGATVSEALEADWKGPGESFWTRLKG